One stretch of Enterobacter sp. RHBSTW-00994 DNA includes these proteins:
- the hpaX gene encoding 4-hydroxyphenylacetate permease, whose product MSDTSSALPDQLDPANQHKQLTTRQQAVINKLFRRLIVFLFVLFIFSFLDRINIGFAGLTMGRDLGLSATMFGLATTLFYAAYVIFGIPSNIMLGIVGARRWIATIMVLWGVASTATMFATGPNSLYILRILVGITEAGFLPGILVYLTYWFPAFFRARANALFMIAMPVTTALGSIVSGYILALDGILNLHGWQWLFLLEGFPSVLLGIMVWFWLDDSPSKAKWLTDDDKKCLQEMMDNDRLTLVQPEGAISHHAMQQRSLWREVFTPIVLMYTLAYFCLTNTLSAISIWTPQILKSFNEGSSNITIGLLAAIPQVCTILGMIYWSRHSDKYQERKHHTALPYLFAAVGWLLASATSHSMIQLLGIIMASTGSFSAMAIFWTTPDQSISFRARAIGIAVINATGNIGSALSPFVIGWLKDLTGSFNSGLWFVAALLVVGAIIIWTIPMKASRPRATP is encoded by the coding sequence ATGAGCGATACATCATCAGCACTTCCGGACCAGCTCGATCCGGCAAATCAGCATAAGCAACTGACCACCCGGCAACAGGCGGTCATCAACAAACTGTTTCGTCGGTTGATCGTATTTTTGTTCGTCCTGTTTATTTTTTCGTTTTTGGATCGCATCAATATCGGCTTTGCCGGCCTCACGATGGGCCGTGATCTCGGCCTCAGCGCCACCATGTTTGGTCTGGCAACGACCCTGTTTTACGCCGCTTATGTGATCTTCGGGATCCCCAGCAATATCATGCTGGGGATCGTCGGTGCACGACGCTGGATCGCCACCATCATGGTGCTGTGGGGCGTAGCCTCTACTGCAACGATGTTTGCCACCGGGCCGAACAGCCTGTACATCCTGCGTATCCTGGTGGGCATTACCGAAGCCGGTTTTCTGCCGGGTATTCTGGTCTATTTAACCTACTGGTTCCCGGCGTTTTTCCGTGCCCGCGCCAATGCCCTCTTTATGATTGCCATGCCCGTCACCACCGCGCTGGGATCTATCGTCTCCGGCTATATCCTGGCGCTGGATGGCATACTGAATTTGCACGGCTGGCAGTGGCTGTTCCTGCTGGAAGGTTTCCCGTCAGTTCTCCTTGGGATCATGGTGTGGTTCTGGCTGGATGACTCCCCTTCCAAAGCCAAATGGCTGACCGATGATGACAAAAAATGCCTGCAGGAGATGATGGATAACGACAGGCTGACGCTGGTGCAGCCCGAAGGGGCAATCAGCCATCACGCCATGCAGCAACGCAGCCTGTGGCGTGAGGTGTTCACTCCGATTGTGCTGATGTATACGCTGGCCTATTTTTGCCTGACCAACACCCTGAGCGCCATCAGCATCTGGACGCCGCAGATCCTCAAAAGCTTCAACGAGGGCAGCAGCAATATCACCATTGGCCTGCTGGCCGCCATCCCGCAAGTTTGCACCATTCTTGGCATGATTTACTGGAGCCGACATTCCGATAAGTACCAGGAACGCAAACACCACACCGCCCTGCCGTATCTGTTTGCTGCCGTGGGCTGGTTACTGGCTTCCGCAACCAGCCACAGCATGATCCAACTGCTGGGGATCATCATGGCCTCCACCGGCTCCTTTAGCGCGATGGCGATCTTCTGGACCACACCAGATCAATCCATTAGCTTCCGCGCACGGGCCATCGGGATTGCGGTGATCAACGCCACCGGCAACATCGGATCGGCGCTCAGTCCTTTTGTGATCGGCTGGCTGAAAGATTTAACTGGCAGCTTCAACAGCGGCCTGTGGTTTGTGGCAGCCCTGCTGGTTGTTGGGGCGATCATTATCTGGACGATCCCGATGAAAGCGTCGCGTCCGCGCGCCACGCCGTAA
- the hpaI gene encoding 4-hydroxy-2-oxoheptanedioate aldolase: protein MQNSFKEALKAGRPQIGLWLGLTSSYSAELLAGAGFDWLLIDGEHAPNNVQTVLTQLQAIAPYASQPVVRPSWNDPVQIKQLLDVGAQTLLIPMVQNADEARLAVSATRYPPAGIRGVGSALARASRWNRIPDYLHQANDAMCVLVQIETREALKNLPQILDIDGVDGVFIGPADLSADMGFAGDPQHPYVQAAIEQAIAQIRAAGKAPGILMANEVLAKRYLELGALFVAVGVDTTLLARAAEALAERFGAGQKAPDSGVY from the coding sequence ATGCAAAATAGCTTCAAAGAGGCGCTGAAAGCCGGCCGCCCGCAAATCGGTTTGTGGCTGGGGCTGACCAGCAGTTACAGCGCCGAACTGCTGGCTGGTGCAGGCTTTGACTGGCTTCTGATCGACGGGGAACACGCGCCTAATAACGTGCAAACTGTGTTGACCCAGTTACAGGCCATTGCGCCGTATGCCAGTCAGCCGGTCGTGCGTCCGTCATGGAACGACCCGGTGCAGATCAAACAACTGCTGGACGTTGGCGCACAAACACTACTGATTCCGATGGTACAAAACGCCGACGAAGCGCGTCTGGCGGTTAGCGCGACACGTTATCCTCCCGCAGGCATTCGCGGCGTGGGCAGCGCACTGGCACGCGCCTCACGCTGGAACCGCATACCGGATTATCTGCATCAGGCCAACGATGCCATGTGTGTTCTGGTGCAAATCGAAACCCGTGAAGCGCTGAAAAATCTGCCGCAGATCCTGGATATCGATGGGGTAGACGGCGTGTTTATCGGCCCTGCGGATCTCAGTGCCGATATGGGCTTTGCAGGAGATCCGCAGCACCCCTACGTTCAGGCCGCCATCGAACAGGCCATTGCGCAGATCCGCGCGGCGGGCAAAGCGCCCGGCATCCTGATGGCGAACGAGGTGCTGGCAAAACGTTACCTTGAACTCGGCGCGCTGTTTGTCGCCGTTGGGGTCGATACCACCCTGCTGGCCCGCGCAGCAGAAGCGCTGGCGGAACGCTTTGGCGCAGGACAAAAAGCGCCAGATTCAGGCGTGTATTAA
- the hpaH gene encoding 2-oxo-hept-4-ene-1,7-dioate hydratase, with product MLDKHTHTLIARRLHQAEQSREQIRQISLDYPTITLDDAYAVQREWVSLKIAEGRVLKGHKIGLTSKAMQASSQISEPDYGALLDDMFFHDGSDIPTERFIVPRIEVELAFVLAKPLRGPNCTLFDVYNATDYVIPALELIDARCHNIDPETQRPRKVFDTISDNAANAGVILGGRPIKPDALDLRWISALLYRNGVIEETGVAAGVLNHPANGVAWLANKLAPYDVQLEPGQIILGGSFTRPVAASKGDTFHVDYGNMGSISCRFV from the coding sequence ATGCTCGACAAACATACCCATACCCTGATTGCCCGCCGTCTGCATCAGGCTGAGCAGTCCCGGGAACAGATCCGCCAGATCTCACTCGATTACCCAACGATCACCCTCGACGATGCTTACGCCGTACAACGCGAATGGGTAAGCCTGAAAATCGCCGAAGGCCGCGTGCTGAAAGGCCACAAAATCGGCCTCACGTCGAAAGCGATGCAAGCCAGTTCACAGATCAGTGAACCCGATTACGGAGCGTTGCTCGACGACATGTTTTTCCACGACGGCAGCGATATTCCGACTGAGCGCTTTATCGTCCCACGCATCGAAGTAGAACTGGCGTTTGTGCTGGCGAAACCGCTGCGCGGCCCGAACTGCACCCTGTTTGATGTCTACAACGCGACGGATTATGTGATCCCGGCACTGGAGCTGATTGATGCCCGTTGCCACAACATCGATCCTGAAACCCAGCGTCCACGCAAAGTGTTCGACACCATTTCGGACAACGCGGCTAACGCGGGGGTGATCCTCGGCGGTCGTCCCATTAAACCTGACGCCCTGGATCTGCGCTGGATCTCCGCCCTGCTCTATCGCAATGGCGTGATTGAGGAGACTGGCGTCGCGGCTGGCGTATTGAATCATCCGGCCAATGGCGTGGCCTGGCTGGCCAACAAACTGGCCCCGTATGATGTCCAACTCGAACCCGGCCAAATCATCCTTGGCGGATCATTTACCCGACCGGTTGCCGCCAGCAAAGGCGATACCTTCCATGTCGACTACGGCAACATGGGCTCGATTAGCTGCCGCTTTGTGTAA
- a CDS encoding 5-carboxymethyl-2-hydroxymuconate Delta-isomerase: MPHFIAECTDNIREQADLPGLFAKVNEALAATGVFPLGGIRSRAHWLDTWQMADGKHDYAFVHMTLKIGAGRSLESREAVGEMLFGLIKTHFAELMASRYLALSFELDELHPTLNYKQNNVHALFR; the protein is encoded by the coding sequence ATGCCGCATTTTATCGCTGAATGTACGGACAACATCCGCGAGCAGGCCGATTTACCGGGTCTTTTCGCCAAAGTGAACGAGGCGCTGGCCGCCACCGGTGTTTTCCCTCTGGGAGGTATTCGCAGCCGCGCACACTGGCTGGATACCTGGCAGATGGCTGACGGCAAGCACGACTACGCGTTTGTACATATGACGCTGAAAATCGGTGCGGGTCGCAGTCTGGAGAGCCGGGAAGCCGTTGGTGAAATGCTGTTCGGGCTTATCAAAACGCATTTTGCCGAACTGATGGCAAGCCGCTATCTGGCGCTGTCGTTCGAGCTTGATGAGCTGCACCCGACGCTCAATTACAAACAAAACAATGTGCACGCGTTATTTCGCTGA
- the hpaD gene encoding 3,4-dihydroxyphenylacetate 2,3-dioxygenase: MGTLALAAKITHVPSMYLSELPGKNHGCRQSAIDGHKEISKRCRELGVDTIIVFDTHWLVNSAYHINCADHFSGLYTSNELPHFIRDMTYDYDGNPELGQLIADEAVKLGVRAKAHNIPSLKLEYGTLVPMRYMNSDKTFRVISISAFCTVHDFADSRKLGEAIVSAIEKYDGTVAVLASGSLSHRFIDDQRAEEGMNSYTREFDRQMDERVVKLWREGQFKAFCNMLPEYADYCYGEGNMHDTVMLLGMLGWDKYDGKVEFLTELFASSGTGQVNAVFPLPA, translated from the coding sequence ATGGGCACATTAGCCTTAGCCGCAAAAATCACCCACGTTCCGTCAATGTATCTCTCTGAGCTACCGGGGAAAAACCATGGCTGTCGTCAGTCGGCTATCGACGGGCACAAAGAGATCAGCAAGCGCTGCCGGGAGCTCGGCGTCGATACAATCATCGTGTTCGACACCCACTGGCTGGTGAACAGCGCCTACCACATCAACTGTGCGGACCATTTCTCCGGCCTCTACACCAGTAACGAGCTGCCCCACTTTATTCGCGATATGACCTACGACTACGACGGCAATCCGGAACTCGGCCAACTCATCGCCGACGAAGCAGTGAAGCTTGGCGTGCGAGCTAAAGCGCACAACATCCCAAGCCTGAAACTGGAATACGGCACGCTCGTGCCGATGCGCTACATGAACAGTGACAAGACATTCAGGGTGATCTCCATCTCCGCGTTTTGCACCGTTCACGACTTTGCCGACAGCCGCAAGCTGGGTGAGGCCATCGTCAGCGCGATTGAAAAATATGACGGTACGGTTGCCGTACTTGCCAGTGGTTCACTGTCACACCGCTTTATTGACGACCAGCGCGCGGAAGAAGGGATGAACAGCTATACCCGCGAGTTTGATCGTCAGATGGACGAGCGCGTGGTGAAACTGTGGCGCGAAGGCCAGTTTAAAGCGTTCTGCAATATGCTGCCGGAATACGCCGACTACTGCTACGGCGAGGGCAATATGCACGACACCGTCATGTTGCTCGGCATGCTTGGCTGGGACAAGTACGACGGCAAGGTGGAGTTCCTGACGGAGCTGTTCGCCAGCTCCGGTACAGGCCAGGTTAACGCTGTTTTTCCGCTCCCTGCCTAA
- the hpaE gene encoding 5-carboxymethyl-2-hydroxymuconate semialdehyde dehydrogenase encodes MKKINHWINGKNIAGSDYFPTTNPATGDVLAEVASGSESDVNQAVAAAKEAFPKWANLPMKERARLMRRLGELIDENVPDIAAMETADTGLPIHQTKNVLIPRASHNFEFFAEVCQQMNGKTYPVDDKMLNYTLVQPVGVCALVSPWNVPFMTATWKVAPCLALGNTAVLKMSELSPLTADRLGELALEAGIPAGVLNVVQGYGATAGDALVRHHDVRAVSFTGGTATGRNIMKNAGLKKYSMELGGKSPVLIFEDADIERALDAALFTIFSINGERCTAGSRIFIQKSIYPEFVKRFAERANRLRVGDPADPTTQVGALISHQHWEKVSGYIRLGIEEGATLLAGGPDKPTDLPAHLRSGNFLRPTVLADVDNRMRVAQEEIFGPVACLLPFKDEAEGLRLANDIEYGLASYIWTQDISKVLRLARGIEAGMVFVNTQNVRDLRQPFGGVKASGTGREGGEYSVEVFAEMKNVCISMGDHPIPKWGV; translated from the coding sequence ATGAAAAAGATAAACCATTGGATCAACGGTAAAAACATCGCGGGAAGCGACTACTTCCCGACCACGAATCCCGCAACTGGCGACGTATTAGCGGAAGTGGCCTCCGGCAGCGAAAGCGATGTGAACCAGGCCGTTGCCGCGGCAAAAGAGGCCTTCCCGAAATGGGCCAACCTGCCAATGAAAGAGCGCGCTCGCCTGATGCGTCGCCTGGGCGAGTTGATCGACGAAAACGTGCCAGACATCGCGGCAATGGAAACCGCCGACACCGGTCTGCCGATCCACCAGACCAAAAACGTTCTGATCCCGCGTGCCTCACACAACTTCGAATTCTTCGCCGAGGTATGCCAGCAGATGAACGGCAAGACCTACCCGGTTGACGACAAAATGCTGAACTACACGCTGGTGCAGCCCGTCGGCGTTTGTGCGTTAGTGTCTCCGTGGAACGTTCCGTTCATGACTGCGACCTGGAAAGTCGCGCCGTGTCTGGCGCTCGGAAATACTGCAGTACTGAAAATGTCTGAACTGTCGCCGCTGACGGCCGACCGTCTGGGCGAGCTGGCGCTGGAAGCCGGGATCCCGGCGGGTGTACTGAACGTCGTGCAGGGTTACGGTGCAACCGCAGGTGACGCGCTGGTACGCCATCACGATGTCCGGGCGGTCTCCTTTACCGGCGGTACGGCAACTGGTCGCAACATCATGAAGAACGCCGGCCTGAAAAAGTACTCAATGGAGCTTGGGGGGAAATCTCCGGTGCTGATTTTTGAAGATGCGGACATCGAACGCGCGCTGGACGCTGCCCTGTTCACCATCTTCTCCATCAACGGCGAGCGATGCACCGCCGGTTCCCGCATTTTCATTCAGAAAAGTATCTATCCGGAGTTCGTGAAACGCTTCGCCGAGCGTGCTAACCGTCTGCGCGTGGGCGATCCAGCCGATCCGACGACTCAGGTGGGCGCACTGATTAGCCATCAGCACTGGGAGAAAGTCTCCGGTTATATCCGTCTGGGGATTGAAGAGGGAGCAACCCTGCTGGCGGGCGGCCCGGATAAGCCGACCGATCTGCCTGCACACCTTCGCAGCGGCAATTTCCTGCGCCCCACCGTACTGGCCGATGTCGATAACCGTATGCGCGTGGCGCAGGAAGAGATCTTCGGCCCCGTCGCCTGTCTGCTGCCATTTAAAGACGAGGCGGAAGGCCTGCGCCTGGCAAACGACATTGAATACGGTCTGGCGTCTTACATCTGGACACAGGACATCAGCAAGGTCTTGCGTCTGGCGCGGGGTATCGAAGCGGGCATGGTGTTCGTAAACACCCAGAACGTCCGCGATCTTCGTCAGCCGTTTGGTGGCGTGAAAGCCTCTGGTACGGGCCGTGAAGGTGGGGAATACAGCGTTGAGGTCTTCGCCGAGATGAAAAACGTCTGCATCTCCATGGGCGACCATCCAATTCCAAAATGGGGAGTCTGA
- the hpaG gene encoding 4-hydroxyphenylacetate degradation bifunctional isomerase/decarboxylase: protein MKGTVFAVALNHQSQREAWSEAFKKAPYNTPPKTAVWFIKPHNTVICAGEPIPLPQGETVLSGATVALVVGKTASKVRVDEAAEYIAGYALANEVSLPEESFYRPAIKAKCRDGFCPLGALSTVDNIDALTIITEINGREADHWNTRDLQRSAAELLSALSEFATLNPGDAILIGTPHTRVALRPGDRVRILAKGFPTLENPVVDEREVSTAQGPHPHATLFALGLNYADHASELDFKPPTEPLVFIKAPNTFNGDNQASVRPHNVEYMHYEAELVVVIGKTARKVSEAEAMDYVAGYTVCNDYAIRDYLENYYRPNLRVKSRDGLTPISPNVVAKETIPDPHNLALRTWVNGELRQEGTTADLIFSIPFLIAYLSEFMTLQPGDMIATGTPKGLSDVKPGDEVIVEVEGVGRLVNRIVSEESVK, encoded by the coding sequence ATGAAAGGTACTGTTTTTGCCGTCGCGCTAAACCATCAAAGCCAGCGTGAAGCCTGGAGTGAGGCGTTTAAAAAAGCCCCCTACAACACACCACCGAAAACAGCGGTATGGTTTATCAAACCGCACAATACCGTGATCTGCGCAGGTGAACCGATCCCGCTCCCCCAGGGGGAAACGGTGCTAAGCGGCGCAACGGTTGCGCTGGTCGTGGGTAAAACAGCCAGCAAAGTCCGCGTGGATGAGGCGGCGGAATACATTGCCGGATATGCGCTCGCCAACGAAGTGAGCCTGCCGGAAGAGAGCTTTTATCGCCCGGCGATTAAAGCCAAATGCCGCGACGGATTTTGCCCACTGGGAGCACTCTCCACCGTCGATAACATCGATGCCCTGACCATCATCACCGAAATCAACGGCCGCGAAGCGGATCACTGGAACACCCGTGATTTACAGCGCAGTGCCGCAGAGCTGTTAAGCGCGCTGAGTGAGTTCGCCACGCTAAACCCCGGCGATGCGATCCTGATTGGTACACCGCATACCCGCGTAGCGCTTCGCCCCGGCGATCGCGTGCGTATTCTGGCAAAAGGCTTCCCAACGCTTGAAAACCCGGTGGTTGACGAGCGTGAGGTCTCTACTGCGCAAGGCCCACATCCCCACGCCACGCTGTTTGCCCTCGGACTGAACTACGCCGATCACGCCAGCGAGCTGGACTTTAAGCCGCCTACCGAACCGCTGGTATTTATCAAAGCGCCGAACACCTTTAACGGCGACAACCAGGCGTCAGTACGCCCGCACAATGTGGAATACATGCACTACGAGGCGGAACTGGTGGTGGTCATCGGCAAAACGGCGCGCAAGGTCAGTGAAGCTGAAGCAATGGATTATGTCGCGGGTTACACGGTGTGTAACGACTACGCCATCCGCGACTATCTGGAAAACTACTACCGCCCAAACCTGCGGGTAAAAAGCCGTGACGGGTTAACCCCCATCAGCCCAAACGTTGTGGCGAAAGAGACCATCCCCGATCCACACAATTTAGCCCTGCGCACCTGGGTTAACGGTGAACTGCGCCAGGAAGGAACCACCGCAGATTTGATCTTCAGCATCCCGTTCCTGATTGCTTACCTGAGCGAATTTATGACCCTGCAACCAGGCGACATGATTGCCACCGGCACGCCAAAAGGCCTTTCTGACGTCAAGCCTGGCGATGAAGTGATCGTGGAAGTGGAAGGTGTGGGACGTCTGGTCAATCGAATTGTCAGTGAGGAAAGCGTGAAATGA
- the hpaR gene encoding homoprotocatechuate degradation operon regulator HpaR gives MHDSLTIALLQAREAAMSYFRPIVKRHNLTEQQWRIVRVLAESPSMDFHDLAFRTCILRPSLTGILTRMERDGLVLRLKPVNDQRKLYVSLTQEGNALYQHAQAQVEEAYQQIEAEYTPEKMKQLTALLEEFIALGNRHIAERGGQ, from the coding sequence ATGCATGACTCATTAACCATCGCGCTGTTGCAGGCCAGGGAGGCGGCAATGTCTTACTTCCGGCCGATTGTGAAGCGGCATAACCTGACGGAACAGCAGTGGCGCATTGTGCGTGTGCTGGCGGAAAGCCCATCGATGGATTTTCACGATCTGGCATTTCGCACCTGTATTTTGCGCCCAAGCCTGACGGGCATTCTGACGCGCATGGAGCGTGACGGGCTGGTGTTACGCTTAAAACCAGTGAATGACCAGCGCAAGCTGTATGTGTCGCTGACCCAGGAGGGCAATGCGCTGTATCAGCATGCGCAGGCGCAGGTGGAAGAGGCTTATCAACAGATTGAGGCGGAATATACGCCGGAGAAAATGAAACAGTTAACGGCGCTGCTGGAAGAGTTTATTGCGCTGGGAAACCGCCATATTGCTGAGCGGGGAGGTCAATAA
- a CDS encoding Ldh family oxidoreductase, whose translation METVTLSLEEAYALAHKVLCENGFNEKHAAVIAQNVTHGERDGCASHGLWRLLGIVETLRKGKVSPDAEPVITDTAPAIVKADAGGAFSLLAFERALPRLIEKARGCGIAALAINRCVHFSALFADVEPLTEAGLVALATTPSHAWVAPAGGTQPLFGTNPIAFGWPRGDAPPFIFDMATSAAARGEIQLHQRAGKAVPEGWGIDGDGQPTTDAQAILDGAMLTFGGHKGSALAAMVELLAGPLIGDMTSAESLAWDDGAGGLPYGGELILALDPSRFLGNDAAVHLARAETLFSGMQQQGARLPGERRYLSRQRSSRDGVEITHSLFRDISSLAN comes from the coding sequence ATGGAAACAGTAACGCTGTCACTGGAAGAGGCCTACGCGCTGGCGCATAAGGTGTTGTGCGAGAATGGCTTTAATGAAAAACATGCCGCTGTGATTGCACAAAACGTTACCCATGGGGAGCGTGATGGCTGCGCTTCTCATGGGCTGTGGCGGCTGCTGGGGATTGTCGAGACGTTACGCAAAGGTAAGGTTTCACCCGATGCTGAGCCGGTTATCACCGATACTGCTCCTGCCATCGTTAAGGCTGACGCGGGTGGCGCATTTTCGCTGCTGGCGTTTGAAAGAGCCTTACCGCGATTGATTGAAAAGGCGCGCGGTTGCGGGATTGCCGCACTGGCGATTAACCGCTGCGTACACTTTTCTGCGCTGTTTGCCGACGTTGAGCCATTAACGGAGGCCGGGCTCGTGGCGCTGGCCACCACTCCCAGCCACGCCTGGGTTGCCCCTGCAGGCGGAACACAACCCCTGTTTGGCACAAACCCGATTGCGTTTGGCTGGCCGCGTGGGGATGCGCCGCCGTTTATTTTCGATATGGCCACCAGTGCTGCGGCGCGCGGTGAAATTCAGCTCCATCAGCGTGCAGGAAAAGCTGTGCCGGAAGGCTGGGGGATTGACGGTGACGGACAGCCCACAACGGATGCGCAGGCGATCCTTGATGGGGCGATGTTGACGTTTGGTGGGCACAAAGGGTCAGCGCTGGCGGCAATGGTTGAATTGCTGGCCGGACCGCTGATCGGTGACATGACCAGTGCAGAATCACTGGCCTGGGATGACGGCGCCGGGGGGCTGCCATATGGCGGAGAACTGATATTAGCCTTAGATCCATCCCGTTTCTTAGGGAATGACGCGGCGGTTCATCTGGCGCGTGCTGAGACACTTTTTTCGGGTATGCAGCAACAAGGTGCGCGGTTGCCTGGCGAGCGCCGTTATCTTTCTCGTCAGCGCAGCAGTCGCGACGGTGTAGAGATAACCCATTCACTTTTCAGGGATATATCTTCTTTGGCGAATTAA
- the tsr gene encoding methyl-accepting chemotaxis protein, which yields MLNRIKIVTSLLLVLAIFGLLQLTSGGLFFNALKHDKENFTVLQTIRQQQSTLNGSWVALLQTRNTLNRAGIRYMMDQSNIGSGATVSDLMQIASASLKQAEKNWADYEALPRDPRQSDAAALEIKRNYDIYHGALAELIQLLGAGKINAFFDQPTQSYQDGFEKQYVNYLQQNDQLYQTAVSDSNSSYGQAIWVLISVLIAVLVVIVVVWLGIKQTLISPLNRLIDSIRHIASGDLVKRIDVEGSNEMGELADSLRHMQGELVRTVGDVRNGANAIYSGASEISMGNNDLSSRTEQQAASLEETAASMEELTATVKQNAENARQASNLALSASETAQKGGKVVDNVVQTMRDIAGSSQKIADIISVIDGIAFQTNILALNAAVEAARAGEQGRGFAVVAGEVRNLAQRSAQAAREIKSLIEDSVGRVEIGSTLVESAGETMGEIVNAVTRVTDIMGEIASASDEQSRGIDQVGLAVAEMDRVTQQNASLVEESAAAAAALEEQASRLTQAVAVFRIQQEQARAREFTSVKTASAPVMARKSASTDAGDNWETF from the coding sequence ATGTTAAATCGAATCAAGATTGTCACCAGCTTATTGCTGGTTTTAGCTATTTTTGGTCTGTTACAACTCACCTCTGGTGGTCTTTTCTTCAATGCCCTGAAGCATGACAAAGAGAATTTCACCGTCCTGCAAACCATTCGTCAGCAGCAATCTACGCTCAACGGTAGCTGGGTGGCGTTGCTGCAAACCCGTAACACCCTGAACCGTGCGGGTATCCGCTACATGATGGATCAGAGCAATATTGGCAGCGGCGCAACCGTATCTGATTTGATGCAAATTGCCTCTGCTTCTCTGAAACAGGCGGAAAAAAACTGGGCTGACTACGAAGCTCTGCCGCGCGATCCGCGTCAAAGCGACGCCGCTGCGCTGGAAATTAAACGTAACTACGATATCTATCACGGCGCACTGGCGGAACTGATCCAACTGCTGGGTGCAGGAAAGATTAATGCGTTCTTCGACCAGCCGACGCAGAGCTATCAGGATGGTTTTGAGAAGCAATATGTGAACTATTTGCAGCAGAACGACCAGCTGTACCAGACGGCAGTGAGTGACAGCAATAGCTCATATGGCCAGGCTATCTGGGTGCTGATAAGCGTGCTCATTGCGGTGCTAGTAGTGATTGTCGTTGTCTGGCTGGGCATCAAGCAGACACTGATTTCCCCACTCAATCGACTGATCGACAGTATTCGCCATATCGCCAGCGGCGACCTGGTGAAGCGTATCGATGTGGAAGGTTCTAACGAGATGGGCGAACTGGCCGATTCTCTGCGTCATATGCAGGGTGAGCTGGTGCGTACCGTGGGTGACGTGCGTAACGGAGCGAACGCCATTTACAGCGGCGCGAGCGAAATCTCCATGGGTAACAACGATCTCTCCTCCCGTACTGAGCAGCAGGCTGCCTCGCTTGAAGAGACCGCGGCTAGCATGGAAGAACTGACGGCTACGGTTAAGCAGAACGCCGAAAACGCCCGTCAGGCGAGCAACCTGGCGTTGAGCGCATCTGAAACCGCACAGAAAGGGGGGAAAGTGGTGGATAACGTGGTGCAAACCATGCGTGACATCGCGGGCAGTTCGCAGAAAATTGCCGACATTATCAGCGTGATCGATGGTATTGCCTTCCAGACCAACATCCTCGCACTGAACGCTGCCGTCGAAGCCGCACGTGCGGGTGAGCAGGGCCGCGGGTTTGCGGTGGTGGCCGGTGAAGTGCGTAACCTGGCACAGCGTAGCGCCCAGGCGGCACGCGAAATCAAGAGCCTGATTGAAGACTCTGTCGGTCGGGTTGAGATTGGCTCAACGCTGGTCGAAAGTGCCGGTGAAACCATGGGTGAAATCGTGAATGCGGTAACCCGTGTGACTGATATTATGGGCGAAATTGCGTCTGCTTCCGACGAACAAAGCCGTGGTATCGACCAGGTTGGTCTGGCAGTCGCTGAGATGGATCGTGTGACTCAGCAAAACGCCTCGCTGGTGGAAGAATCCGCTGCCGCTGCGGCTGCCCTGGAAGAGCAGGCGAGCCGTCTGACTCAGGCTGTTGCGGTGTTCCGTATTCAGCAGGAACAGGCCCGTGCGCGCGAATTTACCTCAGTGAAAACGGCTTCAGCGCCGGTTATGGCGCGTAAATCGGCCTCTACCGATGCCGGTGATAACTGGGAAACTTTCTGA
- a CDS encoding GNAT family N-acetyltransferase — MKITYRPATQADITSLPAIEHSAGQRFRDLPALAWLADSPGISVEQHQLFAEQEMSWVALADGQPVGFVLADAHALSLFIVELSVHLEWQGKGIGRQLLACVAEKARMQKRASLTLTTFRDVPWNAPFYMRLGFAMVSDEELPAELRQKREEETAHGLTYGSRCAMRLMLTSRPA; from the coding sequence ATGAAAATCACCTACCGTCCTGCCACGCAGGCTGACATCACCTCCCTGCCCGCCATTGAACACTCTGCGGGCCAACGTTTTCGCGATCTCCCTGCACTCGCCTGGCTTGCTGACAGTCCCGGCATTTCTGTTGAGCAGCATCAACTCTTCGCCGAACAGGAAATGAGCTGGGTGGCGCTTGCCGATGGGCAACCCGTAGGCTTTGTTCTGGCCGACGCTCATGCCTTGTCGCTGTTTATTGTGGAGTTATCGGTTCATCTGGAATGGCAAGGAAAAGGCATTGGTCGCCAGCTACTGGCCTGTGTTGCTGAAAAGGCGCGCATGCAGAAACGCGCATCCCTCACGCTGACCACTTTCCGGGATGTGCCGTGGAATGCGCCATTTTATATGCGTCTGGGGTTTGCGATGGTGTCAGATGAAGAACTACCGGCAGAGTTACGCCAGAAAAGAGAGGAAGAAACAGCGCACGGTCTCACGTATGGATCACGCTGTGCCATGCGCCTGATGTTAACGTCACGCCCTGCCTGA